From Falco cherrug isolate bFalChe1 chromosome 4, bFalChe1.pri, whole genome shotgun sequence, one genomic window encodes:
- the LOC102055725 gene encoding parvalbumin beta 3-like, which translates to MALSGILTEAEIVACLQSCQAADSFRYKNFFVKVGLNSKSKDQLTKAFRILNWDRSGFMEEDELKFFLQSLSARARALTDAETKAFLAAGDSDGDGKIGVDEFQVLVKS; encoded by the exons ATGGCTCTTTCTGGTATCCTGACAGAAGCTGAAATTGTGGCTTGCCTACAAAGCTGTCAAG ctgctgattCATTCaggtacaaaaacttttttGTCAAAGTTGGTCTCAACTCCAAATCCAAAGACCAGCTCACAAAAGCCTTCCGAATTCTTAACTGGGACAGGAGTGGCTTTATGGAGGAAGATGAACTGAA ATTTTTCCTGCAGAGTTTATCAGCCCGTGCCAGAGCTTTGACTGATGCTGAGACCAAGGCATTCCTGGCAGCAGGTGACAGCGATGGAGATGGTAAAATTGGAGTGGATG agttTCAAGTTCTGGTCAAATCTTAA
- the LOC102055557 gene encoding parvalbumin, thymic CPV3: MSLTDYLSPSDIAAALRDCQAPDSFSPKKFFQISGMSKKSSSQIKEIFRILDNDQSGFIEEDELKYFLQRFECGARVLTTSETKTFLAAADHDGDGKIGAEEFQEMVQS; encoded by the exons ATGAGCCTTACAGACTATCTAAGCCCTTCTGatattgctgctgctctgcgGGACTGCCAAG ctccAGATTCCTTTAGTCCCAAAAAATTCTTTCAGATCAGTGGGATGTCTAAAAAGAGTAGCAGCCAAATCAAGGAGATCTTCCGGATTCTCGACAATGATCAAAGTGGCTTTATTGAGGAAGATGAGCTCAA GTATTTCCTTCAGAGGTTTGAGTGTGGAGCCAGAGTGTTAACCACCTCAGAAACCAAGACCTTCTTGGCAGCTGCAGATCATGATGGGGATGGTAAAATTGGGGCTGAAG